In Bacteriovorax stolpii, a single genomic region encodes these proteins:
- a CDS encoding methyl-accepting chemotaxis protein, producing the protein MSLSLGKKIAFGQLIAFMFFISFASVVIYYLYQINTYNVKDIKINFTHYRLSQKTKLHVVQIQQYLSDIGATRGEDGLDDGLEEAKKNYEDLLKNLQEESELATKENNTAMVAKLEEIKKFSEVYYSTGVKMANLYIKEGTKAGNTYMPNFDQASLDLQQKVDSFLNESTNNFTKEIDKISNTLSLIFKITIYFPIIVLVIYSIFSFKFIKNLTLQIITVSEELSATTPKLISSADSMSSLSEELSSCATEQAAAVQETAASIEEISAMISKNSDNANNAKVSSLESLNSVRAGQKAIHEMLIAMNEISKNNESFNQFIEKNNAELNEMANVITNIAEKTKIINDIVFQTKLLSFNASVEAARAGEQGKGFAVVAQEIGNLAQMSGNAANEIKSELDSSIKKVNEIVASTKSEIGSLMRDGKEKIEIGNEKAEYCNTLLNEINLSSQTAESLVVEVANASKEQSQGISEVNKAMGQIDEVTGQNSLASERVSTTASQVLELSNTINSGANKLLLLVKGQQV; encoded by the coding sequence ATGTCACTATCCCTAGGGAAAAAGATTGCTTTCGGTCAGCTTATTGCTTTTATGTTCTTCATCTCATTTGCGTCTGTCGTTATTTACTACCTTTATCAAATCAACACCTACAATGTTAAAGACATTAAAATAAATTTTACACATTACCGTCTGTCTCAAAAAACAAAATTACATGTCGTTCAAATTCAACAATACCTCTCAGATATTGGCGCAACCAGAGGTGAAGATGGTTTAGATGACGGGCTTGAAGAAGCAAAAAAAAACTACGAAGACCTTCTTAAAAATCTTCAGGAAGAAAGTGAACTGGCAACTAAAGAAAACAATACTGCAATGGTTGCCAAGCTGGAGGAAATTAAAAAATTTTCTGAAGTGTATTATTCTACCGGCGTAAAAATGGCCAATCTTTACATCAAAGAAGGTACAAAAGCAGGTAACACTTATATGCCGAACTTTGATCAGGCATCTTTAGATCTTCAACAAAAAGTAGATTCTTTCTTAAATGAGTCTACAAATAATTTTACGAAAGAAATTGATAAAATCTCAAACACTCTCTCTTTAATTTTCAAAATTACTATCTACTTCCCAATAATCGTTCTCGTCATTTATTCTATCTTTAGCTTTAAATTTATTAAAAATCTCACTCTCCAGATCATCACTGTGAGTGAAGAGTTAAGTGCGACGACTCCGAAACTCATCTCTTCAGCTGACTCGATGAGTTCATTGAGCGAAGAGCTTTCTTCGTGTGCAACAGAACAAGCGGCTGCAGTTCAAGAGACAGCGGCCAGCATCGAAGAAATCAGCGCCATGATCAGCAAGAACTCAGACAATGCCAACAATGCCAAAGTATCTTCTTTAGAGAGTCTAAACTCTGTGAGAGCTGGTCAGAAAGCAATTCATGAAATGCTTATCGCTATGAATGAAATCAGCAAGAATAATGAATCATTTAATCAATTTATTGAAAAAAACAATGCAGAATTAAATGAGATGGCCAATGTCATTACTAACATTGCAGAAAAAACAAAAATCATTAATGATATCGTCTTCCAAACAAAACTCCTCTCTTTTAATGCATCAGTAGAGGCCGCAAGAGCTGGTGAACAAGGAAAAGGCTTTGCTGTCGTTGCACAAGAAATTGGCAACCTCGCCCAAATGAGTGGAAATGCGGCCAACGAAATAAAATCGGAACTAGATTCAAGTATCAAAAAAGTGAATGAAATTGTAGCCTCTACTAAATCAGAAATTGGCTCACTCATGAGAGATGGAAAAGAAAAAATTGAAATAGGTAACGAGAAAGCAGAGTACTGTAATACCCTCTTAAATGAAATTAATCTTTCATCTCAAACAGCTGAATCTTTGGTTGTTGAAGTTGCCAATGCCTCAAAAGAACAATCGCAAGGAATTAGTGAAGTCAACAAGGCCATGGGGCAAATTGATGAAGTTACGGGACAGAACTCTTTAGCTTCTGAGCGCGTTTCGACAACAGCGTCACAGGTTTTAGAGCTTTCCAATACGATTAACAGTGGGGCCAATAAACTTCTATTGCTTGTCAAAGGGCAACAGGTGTAA
- the katG gene encoding catalase/peroxidase HPI has translation MSNTTEKENNRRRITNRDWWPDMLNINVLHQHTSESNPYGEKFNYAEEFKKLDLDAVKKDINALMRDSQDWWPADYGHYGPLFIRMAWHSAGTYRTGDGRGGAGSGSQRFPPLNSWPDNANLDKARMLLWPIKQKYGKKLSWADLMVLAGNCALESMGLGTFGFGGGRVDIYEAEEDIYWGSEDKWLGDTRITDDKKMDDPLAAIQMGLIYVNPEGPGGNPDPIKSARDIRETFARMAMNDEETVALVAGGHTFGKAHGAGNAKHVGREPAAGNIVDQGLGWKNAYQTGHGVDATTSGIEGAWKPNPTKWDSGYLDMLLNYEWELTKSPAGAHQWRPKDRATDTLVEDAHDPKKKHAPMMTTADMAMKMDPIYEKIARKYHADPQLFAESFRRAWFKLTHRDMGPKVRYLGKEVPKEDLIWQDPIPAVNHQLIGQADIKTLKDKILASGLSVSRLVSVAWASASSYRGSDKRGGANGARVRLAPQNTWEANRPKLLKEELEILEKVRKEFGKPVSLADVIVLAGCAAVEKAAADAGHKVTVPFRPGRMDASAEQTDAHSFEVLEPIADGFRNYLKKKYSLTAEELLIDKAQLLTLTAPEMTALIGGMRVLGTNSDGSNHGVFTDKVGVLSNDYFVNLLNMNTRWEAIDKDEQLFEGKERKSGAKKWTATRVDLVFGSNAQLRALAEVYASADGKEKFVDDFVKAWVKVMELDRFDLDPSFK, from the coding sequence ATGAGCAACACGACAGAAAAAGAAAACAACCGAAGACGAATTACCAACAGGGACTGGTGGCCGGATATGCTCAATATCAACGTGCTTCACCAGCACACGAGTGAATCAAATCCATACGGAGAAAAATTCAATTACGCAGAGGAATTTAAAAAGCTCGACCTCGATGCAGTCAAAAAAGATATCAATGCACTCATGAGAGATTCACAAGATTGGTGGCCGGCCGATTACGGACACTACGGACCTCTTTTTATCAGAATGGCATGGCATAGTGCCGGTACATACAGAACGGGTGATGGCCGCGGAGGAGCAGGTTCTGGAAGCCAACGTTTCCCTCCTCTTAACAGCTGGCCTGACAACGCCAACCTGGATAAGGCGCGCATGCTTCTGTGGCCAATAAAACAAAAATACGGAAAGAAACTTTCATGGGCCGACTTAATGGTTCTTGCAGGAAACTGCGCTCTTGAATCAATGGGTCTTGGAACATTTGGTTTCGGTGGTGGCCGTGTAGATATTTACGAAGCTGAAGAAGATATTTACTGGGGATCAGAAGATAAATGGCTGGGAGATACGCGTATCACTGACGATAAAAAAATGGATGATCCTCTGGCCGCGATTCAGATGGGACTCATTTATGTCAACCCAGAAGGACCTGGTGGAAATCCTGATCCTATTAAATCAGCGCGCGATATTCGTGAAACATTCGCTCGCATGGCGATGAATGATGAAGAAACAGTGGCCCTGGTTGCCGGAGGACACACTTTTGGTAAAGCTCACGGAGCAGGAAATGCAAAACATGTTGGTCGTGAACCAGCAGCAGGAAATATTGTTGACCAGGGTTTAGGTTGGAAAAATGCTTACCAAACTGGTCACGGTGTCGATGCGACAACAAGTGGTATTGAAGGTGCATGGAAACCAAACCCAACAAAATGGGATTCAGGTTACCTCGATATGCTTTTAAACTACGAATGGGAATTAACAAAATCTCCGGCAGGAGCTCACCAGTGGCGTCCGAAAGACCGCGCGACAGATACATTAGTTGAAGATGCTCACGATCCTAAGAAAAAACACGCACCGATGATGACGACAGCTGATATGGCCATGAAGATGGACCCTATCTACGAAAAAATCGCGCGTAAGTACCACGCTGATCCACAGCTTTTTGCTGAATCATTTAGAAGAGCGTGGTTTAAGCTTACTCACAGAGATATGGGGCCGAAAGTTCGCTACCTTGGAAAAGAAGTTCCAAAAGAAGACCTAATCTGGCAAGACCCGATTCCAGCAGTGAATCACCAACTCATTGGCCAGGCAGATATCAAAACACTAAAAGATAAAATCTTAGCTTCGGGATTATCGGTTTCAAGACTGGTTTCAGTTGCATGGGCTTCAGCTTCTTCTTACAGAGGCTCTGATAAGCGCGGTGGTGCAAACGGGGCGCGCGTAAGGCTTGCTCCTCAAAATACTTGGGAGGCCAATCGTCCAAAACTTTTAAAAGAAGAATTGGAAATCTTAGAAAAGGTTCGCAAAGAATTTGGAAAACCAGTCTCTCTTGCTGACGTGATTGTTCTGGCAGGATGTGCTGCTGTTGAAAAAGCTGCAGCAGATGCTGGCCATAAAGTCACAGTTCCTTTTAGACCAGGAAGAATGGACGCTTCTGCTGAACAAACGGATGCTCATTCATTTGAAGTTTTGGAGCCGATCGCTGATGGTTTTAGAAACTACTTAAAAAAGAAATACAGCCTGACAGCGGAAGAGCTTTTAATCGACAAGGCCCAACTCTTAACTCTAACAGCACCAGAAATGACTGCACTCATTGGTGGAATGAGAGTCTTGGGAACGAATTCAGACGGATCAAATCATGGGGTCTTTACTGATAAAGTTGGAGTTCTCTCAAATGATTACTTCGTGAATCTTCTAAACATGAACACTCGATGGGAAGCAATCGATAAAGATGAGCAGCTTTTTGAAGGAAAAGAGCGCAAGTCTGGTGCAAAGAAGTGGACAGCCACTCGCGTGGATTTAGTCTTTGGATCAAATGCTCAGCTTCGTGCCCTTGCAGAAGTTTATGCTTCTGCAGACGGAAAAGAGAAGTTTGTAGATGATTTTGTGAAAGCTTGGGTTAAGGTAATGGAGCTGGATAGATTTGATCTAGATCCCTCATTTAAATAA
- a CDS encoding TetR/AcrR family transcriptional regulator, whose protein sequence is MGRLKAFNREDVLDSAIQLFWKKGYADTSLSDLEKATGVNKSGLYSEFKDKDDIFLESLRRYHDNNPLYALLKATPHGWQNIENYFKDKLHCKGQKGCFMAYTAREYAIIPTKVKQLLEKNSAEVQEMIFKNIQAEKVKNPELLTNLLLNFATGMSLKACTQKPDDLEKEMLAFIDILKKS, encoded by the coding sequence ATGGGACGCTTAAAAGCCTTTAATCGTGAAGATGTTTTAGATTCTGCTATCCAACTTTTCTGGAAGAAAGGTTATGCTGACACGTCTTTATCTGACCTGGAAAAAGCAACCGGGGTTAATAAGTCTGGTCTCTATTCTGAGTTCAAAGATAAGGACGATATCTTTCTTGAAAGCCTTAGAAGATACCACGACAACAACCCACTCTATGCTCTCTTAAAAGCAACACCGCATGGCTGGCAGAATATCGAAAATTATTTCAAAGACAAACTTCACTGCAAAGGACAGAAGGGATGCTTTATGGCCTACACAGCTAGAGAGTACGCCATTATCCCAACGAAGGTGAAGCAACTTTTAGAAAAGAACTCGGCCGAAGTCCAAGAGATGATCTTTAAAAATATCCAGGCCGAAAAAGTTAAAAATCCAGAACTACTGACAAATCTATTGTTGAATTTTGCAACCGGGATGAGCCTTAAGGCCTGTACTCAAAAACCAGATGACTTGGAAAAAGAAATGCTGGCCTTTATCGATATCCTAAAAAAGTCTTAA
- a CDS encoding SDR family oxidoreductase yields MSKLANKIALVTGGNSGIGLATAKLFKEQGAQVVITARSNETFEKAKQEYGAQFDVVQADVSKIADIERLFAHIKTKYGKFDILFANAGIAGFSPTLEVTPEYFDNQFNTNVKGLYFTVARAIPLLNKGSSVVLTASVVASKGFAGSSVYSATKAAVRNFARSWTAEFPVEDIRFNVLSPGPIQTPIFDKMGLPQEGQDHLGGSTPIKRLGKAEEMAKAALFLASDDSSYVVGAELMADGGFGQI; encoded by the coding sequence ATGTCTAAGTTAGCTAATAAAATCGCTCTTGTTACAGGTGGAAACTCAGGTATTGGTCTGGCGACTGCCAAATTATTTAAAGAGCAGGGAGCACAAGTCGTCATCACGGCTCGCTCTAATGAAACCTTTGAAAAGGCCAAGCAGGAATATGGAGCGCAGTTTGATGTAGTTCAGGCCGATGTCAGTAAGATTGCCGATATCGAGCGCCTTTTTGCCCACATTAAAACGAAGTATGGAAAGTTCGACATTCTTTTTGCCAACGCAGGGATTGCAGGATTTTCACCAACGCTGGAAGTGACTCCAGAATATTTTGACAATCAATTTAATACAAACGTTAAAGGTCTTTACTTCACTGTGGCCAGAGCGATCCCACTTTTAAATAAAGGGAGCTCTGTGGTCTTAACTGCTTCAGTTGTGGCAAGTAAAGGTTTTGCAGGATCGAGTGTGTACTCAGCAACCAAAGCAGCGGTAAGAAACTTCGCCCGCAGCTGGACAGCTGAATTTCCAGTTGAAGACATTCGCTTCAATGTTCTTTCTCCAGGACCAATCCAAACTCCAATCTTTGATAAAATGGGATTGCCTCAAGAAGGTCAGGATCATCTGGGTGGATCGACTCCTATTAAGAGATTAGGAAAAGCAGAAGAAATGGCCAAGGCGGCACTGTTTTTAGCAAGTGATGATTCAAGCTACGTCGTTGGAGCTGAACTCATGGCCGACGGTGGATTTGGCCAAATTTAA
- a CDS encoding SRPBCC family protein yields the protein MTQTTDKSDTTSGQFHSHFNTPFVEVTKNFNAPIENVWKAWSDPEMVKQWWGPQGFSCPHAELDFRIDGKYLIAMEDSGGQVVWSTGTYKEIFPNELIVCTDQFADKNGRPISAREAGMGGAWENAEETLIYSVKFTSLGENKTEIQLVHEGIPASEHDECVSGWSSSLDKMKKLLENN from the coding sequence ATGACACAAACAACCGACAAATCAGATACAACATCAGGACAATTTCATTCACACTTCAACACTCCATTTGTCGAAGTGACTAAAAACTTCAATGCTCCTATTGAAAATGTATGGAAGGCCTGGTCAGACCCAGAAATGGTTAAGCAATGGTGGGGTCCTCAAGGTTTTTCATGCCCACATGCAGAATTGGATTTTAGAATTGATGGCAAATATCTTATTGCAATGGAAGATTCTGGTGGGCAAGTTGTCTGGAGCACAGGCACATATAAGGAAATTTTCCCTAATGAATTGATCGTCTGCACAGATCAATTCGCTGACAAAAATGGTCGTCCTATTTCGGCCAGAGAGGCCGGCATGGGTGGAGCTTGGGAGAATGCTGAGGAGACACTCATTTACTCTGTGAAGTTCACAAGTCTTGGCGAGAACAAAACTGAGATTCAGTTAGTCCACGAAGGAATCCCTGCTTCGGAACATGATGAGTGTGTAAGTGGATGGAGTTCATCTTTGGATAAAATGAAAAAGCTCTTAGAGAATAATTAA
- a CDS encoding SIR2 family NAD-dependent protein deacylase, producing MAMKYTNIVILTGAGISEESGIQTFRGVDGIWENHRIEEVAHPMAFQKNPELVHRFYNERRKKLQTPEIRPNEAHLALKNLEDNSFAHFLLVTQNVDNLHERAGAEKVVHMHGEIMKARCLSCEKSNEHFEDMTLESVCKSCGTKGRLRPDIVWFEETVMHMKEIMEHLRLCDLFICIGTSGQVYPAAGFVDMVPLDCRTVEINLVPTQISSLFKEHYYGKASIEVPRFIQQLISGK from the coding sequence ATGGCCATGAAGTACACCAATATTGTTATTCTTACCGGCGCCGGAATTTCTGAAGAGTCTGGCATCCAAACTTTTCGTGGAGTCGATGGAATTTGGGAAAATCATCGCATTGAGGAAGTGGCCCACCCAATGGCTTTCCAAAAGAATCCGGAACTCGTTCATCGTTTTTACAATGAAAGAAGAAAAAAATTGCAGACTCCTGAGATAAGGCCCAATGAAGCTCACTTGGCACTAAAAAATCTTGAAGATAATTCTTTTGCTCACTTTCTCTTAGTCACTCAAAACGTAGATAATCTTCACGAAAGAGCTGGTGCTGAAAAAGTGGTTCACATGCATGGAGAAATAATGAAGGCCCGGTGTCTTTCATGTGAGAAGTCCAATGAACACTTTGAAGATATGACTCTTGAATCTGTATGCAAAAGTTGCGGGACAAAGGGCAGACTCCGCCCGGACATCGTATGGTTTGAAGAAACCGTCATGCATATGAAAGAGATTATGGAGCATCTTCGTTTGTGTGATCTTTTCATTTGTATTGGAACAAGTGGACAAGTTTATCCTGCTGCTGGCTTTGTGGATATGGTTCCGCTTGATTGCAGAACTGTCGAAATCAACTTGGTGCCAACACAGATTAGCTCACTTTTTAAAGAGCATTATTATGGGAAGGCTTCAATTGAAGTGCCTCGCTTTATTCAGCAGCTCATCAGCGGGAAATAG
- a CDS encoding serine protease, whose amino-acid sequence MKKTFLFCLLFSLTNSLFANDKIVGGDLVDPAVLETSHIVSLGGGCAGSIIAAKWILTAAHCQPVISRYVTAGHVNLKSKERIKLEVKKAYPHPKYNPKTYSHDFALIELKYAIHFENMGLKAIDLLTPNLVEQGAIEPGTKAMAMGWGSVREAGSSSNLLMYVELPIVSREVANAENAYKGLVEEAMIPAGYATGKKDSCQGDSGGPFTIMGADAKPILAGVISWGNGCARPNLYGLYANVSFAYPWIMETINK is encoded by the coding sequence ATGAAAAAAACTTTTCTTTTTTGTCTTCTTTTCTCTTTAACAAACTCACTTTTTGCCAATGATAAAATTGTTGGTGGAGATCTTGTTGATCCAGCAGTTCTTGAAACCTCACACATCGTTAGTCTTGGCGGTGGTTGTGCTGGAAGTATCATTGCTGCGAAGTGGATTCTAACAGCTGCTCACTGTCAGCCGGTTATCAGCCGTTATGTAACAGCAGGACACGTCAACCTGAAGTCGAAAGAAAGAATTAAGTTAGAAGTAAAAAAAGCATATCCACACCCAAAGTATAATCCAAAAACATACAGTCACGATTTTGCGCTGATTGAGTTGAAATACGCGATTCATTTTGAAAACATGGGACTTAAAGCAATCGATCTTTTAACTCCAAATCTTGTTGAGCAAGGTGCGATTGAACCAGGAACAAAAGCTATGGCCATGGGATGGGGCTCAGTCAGAGAAGCTGGAAGTTCATCTAACCTACTTATGTATGTTGAGCTTCCAATTGTAAGTCGTGAAGTCGCAAACGCTGAGAACGCTTACAAAGGTCTGGTAGAAGAAGCAATGATCCCTGCAGGATACGCTACTGGAAAAAAAGATTCATGCCAGGGTGATAGCGGTGGACCATTTACGATCATGGGTGCTGATGCCAAACCAATCCTTGCTGGAGTTATCAGCTGGGGTAATGGTTGTGCCCGCCCTAATCTATATGGGTTATACGCGAACGTCTCTTTCGCTTACCCATGGATTATGGAAACAATTAATAAATAA
- a CDS encoding alpha/beta hydrolase encodes MKLSFLVFALFLTAMNSFAGDATGATGFYISNDMTTYQASDVPRLLNQLTVESPDKNILLYVHGRSHTLEKEWNNINKVEQIYNVRVLMLHWDSWNNALGRPVDNTYEGSRQLDLGLHEAYRFKKNDTDFFKTHKMLLMFHSMGNIVLKNYLEKSKNDIQDPSFFDSVILTGADTPFTGHKKWLSTLNMSRDIYVVTNNKDAVLLASVGHDYTEIDLGSKNDDRLGLGRGFDNLLFLNTRIAANALYFDLSSLAGSGHRHYLSDNQDIEDLFHFMFKEKFNQIPIGYKSKKNYYRF; translated from the coding sequence ATGAAATTATCTTTCCTCGTCTTCGCTCTCTTTTTGACGGCCATGAATTCTTTTGCCGGAGATGCCACCGGAGCCACAGGTTTTTATATCTCCAACGATATGACGACTTACCAAGCTTCAGATGTGCCAAGACTTCTTAATCAACTCACTGTTGAGTCACCTGATAAAAATATTCTTCTTTATGTACACGGTAGAAGTCACACGTTGGAAAAAGAATGGAATAACATTAATAAGGTCGAGCAAATTTATAATGTGCGAGTGTTAATGCTTCACTGGGATTCATGGAATAATGCTCTAGGGCGCCCTGTGGATAATACCTATGAAGGAAGTAGACAATTAGACCTAGGACTACATGAAGCTTATCGTTTCAAAAAAAATGATACTGATTTTTTTAAAACTCACAAGATGCTCCTGATGTTCCACTCAATGGGGAATATTGTTCTTAAAAATTACCTGGAAAAATCTAAGAATGATATTCAGGACCCAAGCTTTTTTGATTCGGTTATCCTAACTGGTGCAGACACTCCATTTACCGGGCATAAGAAGTGGCTTTCTACACTAAATATGTCTCGTGATATTTATGTCGTTACAAATAACAAAGACGCTGTTCTTTTGGCCTCTGTAGGGCATGACTATACTGAGATCGACTTAGGATCTAAGAATGATGACCGCTTAGGTTTGGGAAGAGGTTTTGACAATCTTCTTTTCCTTAATACTCGAATTGCAGCAAACGCTCTCTATTTTGATCTTTCAAGCCTGGCAGGTTCCGGGCACCGTCATTACTTAAGTGACAATCAAGACATTGAAGATTTATTCCATTTTATGTTTAAAGAAAAATTCAATCAGATCCCAATCGGGTATAAAAGCAAAAAGAACTATTATAGATTTTAA